Below is a genomic region from Vitis riparia cultivar Riparia Gloire de Montpellier isolate 1030 chromosome 5, EGFV_Vit.rip_1.0, whole genome shotgun sequence.
GTACCTTCAGTTGCTTCCAGAAAATTAACCCATTGAATGTAGGTGTATGATGACTTATAGAAGTCAAGTAGCTAAAACAATCCTAAGATAAATAAGACAAAGGCATCCTTACCACAAAGGTGGTGTTTTGTTACATTAAATTCCGTTTACAACTTCACATTGATCTAGACACAACATTAGGTTTCCCAAAGAATcagaattaatttgttttttcaataagGTACTTCCAAAACgtgttctttatttttgtaatcATATCATAACAAATATCACATAAAATTCTGTTATCATACCAGCTTTTGAGATAAAATATGGAGGAAGCTCCCCAAGTGCCGTCCCAATACCCCACAGAACAGCCTCTACCTGAACCTGGGGTAATATGCTACTAAGTGGAACCCGCAAGGCATGTAATGATGAAAACACTGGAGGTCCAAATTCAGAACAATCCTTATCAAGCCACGAGGGGCCACTTTTTAATCGTATTGTATCATATGGAGCACTTTTTATGTCAACTCGACCGCATTGCATGGCTTTTATTGTAAATAGCGCAATATGAGGCCCCAGATAAAGGACAAAAGTGTGCAAACCAGACCCTgcgcaaataataataataattaaaaaaataataataataataaaggaaaagaaaagaaaacaagataaAGGTTACTGATTTGTGGAATAGCAAATTGAGGTATAAGAATCCAAATGTTTGCAGTCATAAAAGTTGTACAAAAGTCCCACCAAAAaggaaccaaaaaaataaaggagaTGCCTTTCAACCACCTGTAGATATCAGAGAATgcaatgatttttatttgaattctgCCAAATATGCCAAATTAATGTACTACCACTTTtgcatttaaaatatatgaatcatGCAAATTGATACTTTGAGAGAATACTAAAAACAAAATGCACCATTGAAGAAATCCTTAAATGGTTTCAATTGTCCTATATTAGTTTTAATCATGCCCTCCTTTGCTGATTAGGACAAAGAAAAAAGGCATTGAAAATGGAGCCTGACAGAAATAAATTGGACTGGATTTTGAGAAGCTATGAGTTGacactaaaatatttttatagaggGGGTCCATCTTTAAtgaggattgaaaattaaaatccacTGTTCATCAAAGCAATGTATGGTATTCTCAATTAAAAGCTTCTGTTGACATTTGAAAGTCGGATACGTTATTTAAGAAAAGGTGCTCGACTTCATAAAACATGAGGTGCCAAAATTAACCTTATTAATCTACAGATAAGGCACCTTGTACCTAGGGTCACCAAAAACTGTAATGTTGTTCAACTCAATTCACACAGTTGTAATTACTGTTATTGGATTGATGCAGCATCCATTCTACTAATTGAATAGCTAATCATTGTTATATAGTAGAATGATCTCATTTTTGTCTAAGCAGGAATATCCATCTTTTCATGCACAAtgatttactttattttattttctaagataGATGTGATAGAAAGTCTATCACACAATTCACATCTTAGATACTGACACTCATCTAATATGTCCTTGTCATGTAGATAACCAACAGAGTTGAGCTTGATCAAATCCTTAATTGAGATAGAGACTACAAAAAAGAACATTAAGCCACATATTGTTCCATCCTtcctaaagaatttttttatttcagaaGGATAATAACGGGATATATACATTATGACCATAAAATGTTTAGGGCAAGATGCAAACTTCCAGACTTTGGTAGACAAAGGAAactaatatattttgatttctcCGAGATATGCGGCTCTCCGTGATCTTAATGCTTAAAGCACAGCAAAAGTTTGAAGGCATTACTAGAggtcttgaaaaaaaaaaaaaaaaaaaagaaattttggacCTGTCAACTTAGTCAATTGTCAAAATGTACAAGTTGTTTTTCAGTTGGTTATTAAATCAACATGACTGGGTGCagttatttatttcaattattcaactACCTGGATCGGGTTGAATGACTATCTTTTTTGGTAGGTGGAATGACTATATCTACATTTTCATGCATATATAGTAACGTATTGACGCACAAACAAACAACAGAAAAAAGGTATTAGCCTACCATCCCTTTTAGATTATAATTTATTGTTATGAAACATAGTAGTGCTATCTCAACCACTATTAACTATATCCAAATACCAACCATTCCACATTACCAAGATTACTCATGAGGGCACTAAATTGCATGATCTTGTATGTAAATTTTGCTTACCAAGACCAATAGAAGACGCAATGCCAAGAGCTATCCACCACAATCCAAACAGGAAATATTGATGAAGCTCCTGAACATGCTGCAGAAAAAGTCATTACCAtgtatttgttattttcaattaaagagTCCAAACAACGTACCAAGATGGATGAGAAAAGTAAATGAAAGATCATACATTACAAACCTAAAACAAACGTGTACATGTAATTTAACATCCACAGCAGGGAAATTAAGTAGCTTAAAGATTAAAACAGTTCTTTAAATGACATCATGAGCCCCGTAAGCACAAAAGTATAGAATAAATGGTTGAATTTATTTACACAGTAATGATGTGAACTGCCCTTGAGCATGATAACCAGTTGCTTAGAGTTctgaaaaacatattttctgtCTGCTTACCAGAATTTAACATGTTACCAAATAAAGACCTACTTAAAACAAGCCTGAATATAAATACCTTTTCATGAGGCCCATCAATGGCCATCAGCACAAACCCAAGAGCCATAGCCACAACACTTAAAAGCATAACCCAACCACCTTTTGCCAAAAGGTATGCTACTGATTGCTTAACATGTTGGACAACGGCCAAAATGAAAAGCTTTAATACTTTGAATGGTTCTGTTGTTAGGGTCAAATTTTCCATCTCCTGCTGCTGCTTTTCACAGAGTCCTGCAAAAAGTAGCAATTGCATAACTTACTGGAATTTAATGTCTTTAAACTTCTTTCCTTCAGAAATTGAGATCTCACTGTGTTCTCTTCTCTTTCTgtctctttttttaaaagaaaagaaatacacGATGAGCATCAAAAAATATCCCCATTAATTTATAGATAAGATTGCAACCATGTTAATAAATAATGGATAGAAAAGCACAATAATTCTGCAAGTGCagctaattaaaaataatatatgtttcTATATTGCTCaaacattaaagaaaatcaaaactcatttttctaacaattttttttaacctttaacTTGCCAATCCACAAGCAAACAAGGCACTCCTCCTTTTTACCTTCAAATCCCTTGTAATTGCAACCTCGTAATATgctatttataaaaatgtttttttaataaataaattttatattaaagaataagCTTAGTATATATGTAATTGCAAAAGTGAAAAACCTATAAATGTGACAGAATAGCTGTCAAGGTTTTACGCATTCTACACAACACAGGCAGGGAAAGTCCAGCAGGGAGCATAAGATGGCAACAGAGAGAAGTCATatcaaacatataaaaaaatgtacaatGCGTATATCTAAAAGGCAAAAAACACCCAGCCTCAACAATGGAAAACAAGAAACCTCAATTTGCAAGGGATTAGGGTAGGGAAGTGGATATCCACATTCAATTTCccgaaagagaagaaaaaaaattatctgtcaaaaaaaaagtaagagaaaatgaaaacaagatGTAAGGAACTCCAAGCTCTACGAAAATCAGCAAGGTAGATTCCTTTAGCTATACAAGGGCAAAGTCAGCAAATTAGCAATATGGAACTCGATATTGTCcccaaataattaaattcataaGATTCCCATTATTTAGATGAAAAGATTGAAAGGAAGGAATTCTTCCATGAAGTAATAAGACCTTTGGAGTGCACAGCCTGGCTGGAATGACAATGAATAAGCTCATGGAGGGCAAATCACACACCCAAATCTAACTAGAAAATCTAATTCAAATGGCTGTACCAGGGTCAATGAATGAGAAGATGGTGTTACCTAAATGTCAGGACATTGTCTAAAACTACAGCTTCCTTATTCATTTTATGAAAACAACCACCCCATATTTCATTGTATTGTTGCATCTAACCTCCAAAAAGGGAGGGAAAAggagaaagacatttttttaatgaaaaaaaaaaagcagaggACCAGCCTCTAATATAAGATTCTAATCTCTCAGTGCTtgataaattgttttatatcatGATCGCATTAATAATCCTGTCGAATTTGACATACAAGTTTAGGCCACAAACAGGGATAAGCAATTTAAGAATTACACTCAAGCATTTCATACTGCTAACCAGAATGCTGTACATTGAAATTGTCAATTCTCTATGTGTTAATATGTGATTGAACATGGGGCTAAAACTTGTAATCGTCAAAGATTACCAATGCCCATAATAAGGGACACACTTTTTCTCATAAATCATATGATCTGGACCTTAATGCCCTGTTTGATTATCgagaaaatgtagaaaaagattaaaagaaaaaacagaaattttgattttagattttCCATCATTAGAAACCCTAGAATAGAACCGATTCACTTGTTTCAGCagagctttttattttttaatcattgcTTTTCGCTTTTAGAATCCAAAACAACACAAATCATAAactggaaagaaaaagaaaaaaaattcatttgagaCCCGTGTTCTCACACCGATCAGACAGACAATATTTTCCCACCGAGATTCCAACTCGGTGAAAAAACCATTTCATCGAAATTCTCCCCAACAAAAGCTCGATAAAACCTACAAATGATATAATAAACAATTCCAAGGGCTCCAAATCACAATCACCGAACTCcacaaataaattaacaaagagagagagatagagagcaGGCCGACCTGATATCGCCATGTCTTGAGacccagaagaagaagatgcaGAAGAAGGAGAAGCGACTTCTTTTCTGGACCCCATTATGCCCACATGCTACAACCAATAAACCATACAAATCCCGACCTCCTTCGACTATCCGGACGCTTTCTTCTCAGAGAAATTGCCTCTGCATGCGAAAGGGGCAGACGATCTTCAGAGAAAATTGACGAAATCGGACAGATCTAGACGGAGCAGAAGGAGAAGGGCAAGAGTTGGCGTGAAGACCCCTTGTGAAAAAGAGCTTTTATCGCTCTCTGATGGGGCTTCATTTGCAACTGACAACTCTCCACCTATATTATGTGCTTTCTCTTTCGGTTTTTTTCACCGTGTAAATGataaggaaattaatttttgtttttgtttcctaATGCGTAATTAACAcatcattttccattattttttaattttttttccttttttacgtacatattttaattatatgcaataaataaacctacaattatttatttaaagagaTAAATACTTCAATTTCCAATatatttatggaattaattttaaaaatgataaaaataaaataaaataaaataccataTTCTATTCTTCTACACCatccaaattattattaaaatttaggaGTTGCTTCAAAGTAGTAACGTCTGTGTAATGTGGTCCATTTTCTAGTCTTTTAATTACTCCATGTTTCCCTCATGCTTTGCAGTTGATTGCGTGCATGGTGATTAGGATTTATATATTGGACCAGTTGTACACgccattttaattttaaacgAAGGTCCAATAACATAGCCCAGCCCAAATCACGGGTCAACAATATTGGCTGTAAAGTCATAATGTTCTCCAATAAAAGAATTCCATTGTGCTGCTGACTACAAGGGTGTGACATGTCGCCACGTAATCAACTTCCTTATCAACAGAAATCTTTCGGTGATTTCCTAATTAAGATGCCAATGGTAATTTCATTCGTAAAGCAAAAGAAATGCTACACGTCAACGTCATGCAGACCAGAGCACGGGAGAAAACAAAATCGAGCTTCGAGAGAAATTCAAAGCAAGTTCCTTTGCTTGGATTGAATTGCTCCATCCGGCAAGGGTGGTCTGCAGATGGGATGAGAAGGAAGAATCCTTTGTGTTGGTGTACAACGCGaagcaaacaaaaacaaatatatttatttggaaAACACAGGATAGGGATCGAATGGAAGAACCCCAATTGGAGGAGGAGCACCGTAGGAGGAGTGAAAGGGAGGAAAAAGAGTTGCGACCGTGTCCACAAAGTTAGGGGAAGGGGACGTCGGATGGGGAGGAGGGCATTTCTCCCGAATTCCAAGAAGATGAGTCAATTGATTGATTTGTGTCGTTTCAGAAGGCACGTGAAAGGAATACAATGATTGCATGGCTGCCTGCAATCGCAACTGGTAGCGGAAGCTTACCGGGAAGGTCGCCTTCTTTGGACTATATGTGGAGTGTCGGATACTTATTCTCACTTAGGTTCAGCCAATAAGGTCCGGTGGGGTCTCTTCCGACCTCATTTCATTCCATCTCGCATAATTGCTTGCAAACAAATTTGGTCATGCTACAGATTTCGTCATCCTTGTTACAGTTAAGAGTCATGTTtactttattatatttgttcatGGCTAGGCGGTTCTAGGTGTAGAGATAGAGGAACATAGAAAAAACTACGACGTTGCATTCTCAATCAGGACTAATGAATATTCATATGACAATAATGTAACTTCGATTCTTAATCTAATTCAAACTCTATCTCATACTCCAActcaaattaataacaaatagataaatacttttaatttaataatattattttattatcttgatttgattaatctatattttgatttttaatataattcaaACTCCTCTCCAActcaaattaataacaaatagattttttttttttttgaatttcaaccattatataaattttatagtattattttattatcttgatttgattcatctctattttggttttattttgcatgttttttcataaattttttattatttgtattcattccattatttacatttttgtctaataatttaattttcttttaattaatttttgaagaTTGAGTTTGATAAGTGTCAATGgataccttaattttttctaaatgaatataatgataaatgatttgaatatatatatatatatatatatattatagttaatattttattcaatttcttttacatctttcacaaattaaattttgagttttaaggttattttgaactgtttttaagaatagttttttgtcATTTAAAACAATAGAAATCGGGTTTTACAATTAAAatcgttttctattttttatttttaagaataagaaacgtagttttttcaaaaacatcttttaattgttttcatttgtttgctGAGAGTtgtttaaaacaataattatataaacatgtataataattaaatatgaaacactatatataaaaattatttttaaaacatatttaaaaatattaaaaatattttccgttttcaaacaaattttgtcctacaaaaatcaaaaaacGGTTTgcaaaaaactattctaaaaaactattttttaaaattatttttgaaatcaattaCTAAACAAACCCTTAATTTTCAACATTAAGATGAATGAAATCCTTGAATTAATTGAGTTGggcatgaattaatttttttttgcctaaTTTCAACCCCATGAATCAATCTTGTGGAGTGAGAGAGAAACATAATTTGATCCTCATTATGAAAAATTTGCTCTTGGGTGCTTAAGGCTATGTTTAATTTATCCGAaagacaaaaaatgattttcaccttatcaattaattttgatttggcCATGATTAACACCTATTATAAGTCCCGACTTCATCTTAACTGTTGTGGTGGGCCTAATGGTTACGGCCTGGTTTGGACTGATTTGGGCTTGCTTAGTGGGCTCCGATCTTTAATTTGTGTTGGCCTGGTCCAAGTAGATCGAGGTTGGGCTCCAAGCCAGTTGTCGAGTCTGGCCACCATTCAGACCTGGATGCAGCAGGGGCTTCACTAATTTGTGTCTCTGCATTTGCTTGAATGAATCCCAAATCCCATAAAACTCgaattgaaaatctaaaaattcTTTCATCAAATCCTTTGAAATCGTTTTGGTTTATAAATTCCTTCCATtcgatttaatttaattaatctgACTTAGgcctaaaagaaattaatttaaaatattatttttgagaatataaTTTCCCCcattccataaaataaaatgaaagaaatataaattattaaaaatatcatcaaaataaataatttaagcaAACTTCCGAAACAAATTcgaggtttttaattttttatcttcttttcgtatctaatttttttaaagtgtttttagtttatcatattttgtatatatttgatagtaattttttattgcGTTTTTAGcctttataatacttaaaaaataaaaaatttaaagtgttaaaaatactttttaaaattactagtAAAGAAACTCTTTTGCTGGtgatgtgatatatatatatatatatatttgctttttcttcttatttatatttttgttacaacccatttttaattcataatattttggTTAGTAATACTTTTcctagaaatattttcaaagaaaatgttTAGGCTTCATTAGGTATActccttgttttttattttgaaaacttttacataaaaagaagaaactcttatgtaaaaattataaacttactttatgttattaaaaattatttcaaaaatattaaaatttgagataataatttttttaataccttaatgtttttaattagtttttaaaaattaatacaggtctctaaattttttttatattttatatagaagttactattgttatccattttttaaaaataaaaaataataaatgtatttattatataataaaaaattttatttatttattaagaatcgCCTCTAAAGTGATTGtccaaaaatcatattttaaatgtttttcaaatattttaaaagtaatttttaaaaatgtatcaaatatgaaataccTAATTTCTATGAGAGAGTGTTTCATCAAGGAGTGCTTCTATCACCTCTTAAAATTATGTCTCAAATGACCTCTTAAaccatataattttattacaattatTAGTACATTAGTTTGCTTAATTTAAGTcgtgaaaattttgtttcattcatcCTAATTTGagagttttctattttattatatgttactCTTTATTGAAATCTTTAAGTTGTTATGTAATCAATCTAAAATGACATAgctaagtataaaaaaatttagaaatgactaatttgatgaaaatatgacataaaatgaactttagatttttaaatgagctaaaatatttttaattaattaaattaaaaactgtACAAACTTTTAAACTTGATGCaagagatttttttctttcaaattttatatcccaatttgttttatttaaaaaattggtttttgaaaactttaggACTCTATCCATACGATTGTCTGTATCTACTATGCCTAAAATTCTTTGATCTTGATGCAAATTTTGGTAAGTAACTATTAGCCTTTTTCTCACCTTCTTAGGTTAGTGAAAGAGATATGTATTAAGGGTGTATATGTGGTGCTACATGGTGGATATGAAGACTAGATAAATACTATGAAGTAAAACTTGAGGATAAGTAAGAGCTTGTTTCGCCACGtggtttaaaaacaattttcttttttttaaaaataaaaaaccatttttacaattttctaatactatttgaccgttgttttttataaataatttttaaaaataaaatgaaatagagaacgatttttaaagaataaattaaaattattttcaccggtttttaacttatttttaaaaataatttttaaaaaacatgatcaaatgagctttaaatttatgcatttttctTGTAATAGTGAATTTAAGCTCTATGATCTTGAGATCCCATGTCTTTTTATATCCAAAAAGCCTTTATTACGCTTTATGGatgatttttcatgtaaaaatcttGATGCCTTGAttgacttttcttcttcttccattttcttttcttaatctACAAACTTTCAACAACCATAAGcttaaaaatgtataaagaTTCCATGATACAAACAAGATTACATACAGCATAAAGATAGGTAAAGGATCTGTACCATGAACCTAGCAAACTCAAAACAATATACAATACAATACACACATCCTAACTGGATGTGGTCGGCCAGTTAGGAAagaattaataaagaaaataaaatgttgaaCAAGAAATTATAAGAAATCAAGAAGTCACGGGATCAAATCTTTTGAATGATGTTGACTTCTTTTATAAAAGATTATTGAATTTTCTTAAAGTAAAAGTCTTTTTCACTCTagaccataaaaaaaaaatagtttaaaaaaagaaaagggataaTTAATGAATTGTAGTAACTCCGAGTCTTCGTGAAGATTGTGTCGAGTGAAACTTTGGGACCTTCTTTTTGAAAGTTTTGGAGGACCATGTTGCAGTCTTCTtattttatcttgaaatttttagaAGGAAGGATTGTTAATATATGAATTTAGGTTAATAATTTTGTGTCGATGATTACTAGTTTGAAATATGTTACaactattaatatttaaaacacCATTTCACTAGCTCAAAAAAGTCTTAAagtcaaaattttgttttaagaaattttaaaaccCTTCAAATAGGAAAGATAGGGTCGAAGATTCAAGTTGTCAAACTTTAATATAGTTTTGAAATGTTTCACTAAATACAAGAGATGTGAAAAAGACATGTCGTTATTAATCTGTATAAGAGTTGTATGATAATAGAATCCAGACTAAGTGAAACATTATacactttttttatattaagtaaATTGTTATTGTGAGCAATAAACCTATAATTTTGTATCCATAAAACCTAAGACAATATCGAAGATgattttccatatatatatatatagatagatagatagatagatatattAAGACtacaatatataattttttccatttcataaataaatcgaagaaatgtaaattattacaaatatcatcaaaataaataaattttatatattaattatggaATATATTTGTTGGACAGCCCATGGGTCTTTTTAATAGTTCATTGTATGAACTTCCAAgggcaaaataaataattttagctATCTTCCAAAAGAGAGGAATAATATTTGTATGAAGTGTAGTGCTTTTGTTAAATTGtctttaatttataatatttttgtaaaagtaACGGTTTTATTCGAAAACATTTGTAAAGGTAAACACTTAGGCTTTAAAAGATTTTCAAACATCAAATACCTAATTTCCAAGGGGAAACATATTTAACCTTTCTCAAAAGTACATCTCAAATGGTCTCCTATACCACACAACATTATTACAACCCAaggttaaatataaaaagatctCATGATACAAACAAAATTACATATAGATGATGTTTGGTATATGAGAATGAATAGTCTGTTTccattctgattttttttttaatatgaatgaatttagtaattctcatttttatatttagatggATACAAATTTAAAGTTGAAATGATTATTAGtgataaaatcaaaattccacTTTTAagcaagattttatttttattaaaaatttatcttaTTCCTTTCTTATCGGCACTTTAATTATCCAGATATgagaatatataagaaaaagaatgagatgcttatttttattcatcattCCCACTTACCAAATATACCAACAAGGTAATGATCGATGGTAAAAAATCAATACCATCTAATGGAGAAAATCATGTAATCAATATAATTCTTTCAAGTTCACAAgagagaaatttgaaatatgattCATATATAGTCATATTATAATTCATGCATAGTTGTCTTGCCTTATCAAGGCTTCCATTGTATATGTATAATCAATACATAATACACAACCATTTTTCTATATATGGTAAACCTTCATATGGTATCAATGCATAAAACTTTGATGAGTagaatctgattttttttttatagtggcTGAAATTACTACTAACAGTGTCCAAAGCAATGTTGCTGGCATCCTAACCACCCAAACCATTCAAGAAGTAAATATTATCTCCTTCAACATGGTCATACAATTGTCCCTCAAACTGACACCCTCAAACTTTCCTTCTTAGTGTGCTCAGTTTATGTCGCTACTGCATGGCCCTTTGTCCAAAGGTGTCTACATGTCACAATCACCTGGTTTCATAGACTCTAATATGCCCAACCATGTGTGTAAATTGAGTAAAGCATTGTATGGACTTCGACAAGCTCCCCGAGCATGAGTTGATTCCTTATCTCTTTTGGCTTCTATAACTCCAAGGTTGATACATCACTCTTCATACACTCTAAAGGTGATGCTCTTATATATCTTTTGGTGTATATTGATGACATCATAATCAATGGTAATACAAAATCTATTCTTAATGACTTCATTTAGTCTCTTTTCCAATCGTTTTTATCAAAAACTTGAGTGATTTATACCTCTTTCTTGGATTAGAAGTCATTTCCACCCTTATAGGCATGTGTTTATCTCAACACACCTACATACTTGATTTGCTTAAGCGGACTAACATGAGTGAAGCTAAAGAAGTTACCACTTCTCTATTTTCTACCACATCACTTTCTCTCTATGATGGTTCTGCTCCAATAGATCCCAGGCTTTATCGAAGAGTTGTGGGAGCTTTACAATATCCTTTATTTACACGCctgatattttctttgttgttaATAAGTTATCTCAATTTATGCACAACTATCCACTCTTCATTAGGGTACTACTAAGCATTTACTTCGCTACTTGAAAGGGACACTACATTATGGTTTGTTCCTGAATACTCCACTTTCCCTCCATGCTTATTTTGATGCAAATTAAGCTAAGGATGGCAATTTTGCGGGTTAATCAGGTTACTCGCTTCACCCTAGCCCTATTAAAATGGGGATGGAAATATGGTAATTAGGTATGGAACGGGTTTAGGGGGTTTATTAAAAACTTAGATCGGGTATGGATTTTCTAGTAACCTACCTCACCACGCTTTGTCCCAAATGTATAATTACCATTTTACCCTTATACTGTTACATAATACCAAGAATCTCCTTTGTATAAATAATCActtctttttacaaatttatggTTCCTTTCATAGCTTCAATCATGTGAAAGCTCtagattttctcatttttgttgcTCTAAAAACCATACTTTGTGTTCTAAAACTAGATCGTAGGCAACATATTGTTAGGGttgtgtggatttttttttt
It encodes:
- the LOC117914651 gene encoding vacuole membrane protein KMS1, with translation MGSRKEVASPSSASSSSGSQDMAISGLCEKQQQEMENLTLTTEPFKVLKLFILAVVQHVKQSVAYLLAKGGWVMLLSVVAMALGFVLMAIDGPHEKHVQELHQYFLFGLWWIALGIASSIGLGSGLHTFVLYLGPHIALFTIKAMQCGRVDIKSAPYDTIRLKSGPSWLDKDCSEFGPPVFSSLHALRVPLSSILPQVQVEAVLWGIGTALGELPPYFISKAASLSGSKSDAIEELDASLPEDDGVVSTHLKQIKRWFLSHSQHLNFFTILVLASVPNPLFDLAGIMCGQFGIPFWKFFLATFIGKAIIKTHIQTVFIISVCNNQLLDWIENELIWVLSLIPGFASVLPNLISKLNAMRDKYLAPSPPVPSNMKVKKWDLSFASIWNTVVWLMLINFFFKIVTATAQNFLKKQQEKELLALKDELSESTVSNDQSDQVVQ